A region of the Micromonospora sediminicola genome:
ACGGCTCCAGCCCGCGTGCGCGACCTGGAGCCGTGGGCCGGCCCGGGCGACGCACGTCGCCCGGGCCGGTCGGTCGATCAGCTGTGCCGGGTCCGGCGACGCGGACGGTCGCCGCCCTCGCCACCCTCGGAGCGACGCTCGCCGCCCCGGTCACCGCCGCGCTCGCCGCCGCGGTCGCCCCGGTCACGCGGGCCGCGGTCGCCGCCACGGTCCCGGCCGGCCGGACGCTCGCCACCGGCGGCCTCACCGGCGGCCGGCGCCTCGGCGCCCTCCGGACGGATCTTGTCCAGGTAGATCTTGCCGCGCGCGTCGATGTCGGCGATCTCGACCTCGACCTTGTCGCCGACGTTGAGGAAGTCCTCGACCTTCTCGACCCGCTTGCCGTCGCCCACCTTGGAGATGTGCAGCAGGCCGTCGCGGCCCGGCAGGAGCGAGATGAAGGCGCCGAACGCGGCCGTCTTCACCACGGTGCCGAGGAACCGCTCCCCCACCTTCGGCAGGGTCGGGTTGGCGATGCCGTTGATCCGGTCCACCGCGGCCTGGGCCGACGGGCCGTTGGTCGCGCCGACGTAGATCGTGCCGTCGTCCTCGATGGAGATCTCGGCGCCGGTCTCGTCCTGGATCGCGTTGATGGTCTGGCCCTTCGGGCCGATCACCATGCCGATCTTGTCGACCGGGATCTTGACGGTGGTGACGCGCGGCGCGTAGTCCGACATCTCGGCCGGGGCCTCGATGGCCCGCTGCATCACGTCGAGGATGGTCTGCCGGGCCTCGTGCGCCTGCTGGAGCGCGGCGGCCAGCACGTCCGACGGGATGCCGTCGAGCTTGGTGTCGAGCTGCAGCGCGGTGACGAAGTCACGCGTGCCGGCGACCTTGAAGTCCATGTCACCGAACGCGTCCTCGGCGCCGAGGATGTCGGTCAGCGTCACGTACTGGGTCTTGCCGTCGACCTCGTCGGAGATGAGGCCCATGGCGATGCCGGCGACCGGCGCCTTCAGCGGCACACCGGCCGAGAGCAGGCCCAGCGTCGAGGCGCAGACCGAACCCATCGAGGTGGAGCCGTTGGAGCCGAGCGCCTCGGAGACCTGCCGGATGGCGTACGGGAACTCCTCGCGCGACGGCAGCACCGGGATCAGCGCCCGCTCGGCCAGCGCGCCGTGGCCGATCTCGCGGCGCTTCGGCGAGCCCACCCGGCCGGTCTCACCGGTGGAGTAGGGCGGGAAGTTGTAGTTGTGCATGTAGCGCTTGCGGTTCTCGGGGGACAGCGTGTCCACCATCTGCTCCATGCGCAGCATGTTCAGCGTGGTGACACCCAGGATCTGGGTCTCGCCGCGCTCGAACAGCGCCGAGCCGTGCACCCGCGGCAGCACGCCGACCTCGGCGGTC
Encoded here:
- a CDS encoding polyribonucleotide nucleotidyltransferase, translating into MTETNLGTESRTAVIDNGSFGTREITFSTGRLARQAAGSVVAQLGETVVLSATTAGKQPRESFDFFPLTVDVEERMYAAGRIPGSFFRREGRPSEDAILTCRLIDRPLRPSFVKGLRNEVQVVETVLALDPQHPYDVVAINAASMSTKLSGLPFSGPIGATRVAHVEGQWVAFPTLEELERATFDMVVAGRTLPDGEVAIMMVEAEATPHAVTLISGGATAPTEEIVASGLEAAKPAIRELCRAQSELAEVAAKPVSEFPVFLDYQDDVYDAVADVARADVTEALKIAGKADREEALDRIKAKVAEELGGRFEGREKELSAAFRSLTKSEVRNRVLREQVRIDGRGPRDIRPLTAEVGVLPRVHGSALFERGETQILGVTTLNMLRMEQMVDTLSPENRKRYMHNYNFPPYSTGETGRVGSPKRREIGHGALAERALIPVLPSREEFPYAIRQVSEALGSNGSTSMGSVCASTLGLLSAGVPLKAPVAGIAMGLISDEVDGKTQYVTLTDILGAEDAFGDMDFKVAGTRDFVTALQLDTKLDGIPSDVLAAALQQAHEARQTILDVMQRAIEAPAEMSDYAPRVTTVKIPVDKIGMVIGPKGQTINAIQDETGAEISIEDDGTIYVGATNGPSAQAAVDRINGIANPTLPKVGERFLGTVVKTAAFGAFISLLPGRDGLLHISKVGDGKRVEKVEDFLNVGDKVEVEIADIDARGKIYLDKIRPEGAEAPAAGEAAGGERPAGRDRGGDRGPRDRGDRGGERGGDRGGERRSEGGEGGDRPRRRTRHS